The Salvelinus sp. IW2-2015 linkage group LG31, ASM291031v2, whole genome shotgun sequence genome window below encodes:
- the LOC111955766 gene encoding LOW QUALITY PROTEIN: juxtaposed with another zinc finger protein 1 (The sequence of the model RefSeq protein was modified relative to this genomic sequence to represent the inferred CDS: deleted 1 base in 1 codon): MTDAARREQETLKKRATPKLSLSITGGVSRNSVATPPRHSNGNLTPPVTPPITPSSSFRSSTPTGSEYDDEEVDYEESDSDESWTTESAISSESILSSMCMNGGEEKPFACPVPGCKKRYKNVNGIKYHAKNGHRTQIRVRKPFKCRCGKSYKTSRGLRTHINFHPPVSADIIRKMHGLETIVVQTPGHPPNITYSSPALPTQPNTPNLLIVNIHLTSPNPKLPYSFRPNIGVTTQTPIPSGPILGVTTQTPIPSGQLRGDNLNPYPFWPILGGDNPNPYPFWPS; this comes from the exons ATGACGGATGCGGCGCGTCGGGAGCAGGAGACCTTGAAGAAGCGGGCCACGCCCAAACTTTCCCTGTCAATCACAGGGGGTGTGTCTCGAAACAGCGTGGCCACGCCTCCACGCCACAGTAACGGCAACCTGACTCCTCCCGTGACTCCACCcatcacaccctcctcctccttccgtAGCAGCACACCCACAG GCAGTGAGTATGATGATGAGGAGGTGGACTATGAGGAGTCAGACAGTGATGAGTCCTGGACCACAGAGAGTGCCATCAGCTCGGAGTCTATCCTCAGCTCCATGTGTATgaatggaggggaggagaaaccCTTCGCCTGCCCTGTGCCTGGCTGCAAGAAGAGATACAAG AATGTGAACGGTATTAAATACCATGCCAAGAACGGCCACCGGACACAGATCCGTGTGCGGAAGCCCTTCAAGTGCCGCTGTGGGAAGAGCTACAAGACGTCCAGGGGCCTGAGAACACACATCAACTTCCACCCG CCCGTCTCTGCCGACATCATCCGCAAGATGCATGGGCTAGAGACGATCGTCGTGCAAACCCCTGGTCACCCCCCAAACATTACCTATTCCTCACCAGCACTACCCACCCAACCCAACACCCCAAACCTTTTAATCGTCAATATCCACCTCACCTCTCCCAACCCAAAACTACCCTATTCCTTCAGGCCCAACATAGGGGTGACAACCCAAACCCCTATCCCTTCTGGCCCA ATCTTAGGGGTGACAACCCAAACCCCTATCCCTTCTGGCCAACTTAGGGGTGACAACCTAAACCCCTATCCCTTCTGGCCCATCTTAGGG GGTGACAACCCAAACCCCTATCCCTTCTGGCCATCTTAG